A single genomic interval of Novosphingobium ginsenosidimutans harbors:
- a CDS encoding DUF885 domain-containing protein, whose translation MGLTRALLLALVTAGLLAPAAAQPIPSVPIAGARQDEDARLLALLNSFARAQEALDPLGAVARGDNSNPAQLQRLFSDELDAARRAELRRELALIGRINRAGLSPERQLSYDAFQLETREALGWLSPDILALTAVRPFNHFGGLHEDFPALIGPGGSLPYRDEREYRRNLALLRAFPVVLDRAVVRFRQGVDSDVVETRLTTANMIAQLDEILAQPAEDSVFAAPLVEMPETIPSARQALIRADWLETVRGDVLPAYRRLRQFLAEEYLPAARAEPGLAAMKGGAGLYRRLILRHTTLPLEPGTVHALGLSEVIRIQAEMEQVKAALGFKGTLSAFFNHIRTDPRFHPKTAEELAEGYAAVARAVDAQLPRFFTRQPRGQMTIAAYPASRGKFEAGGSYSLGSADGRRPGTFYFNTYDLESRFRSGVTTLYLHEGIPGHHFQTSLAQQDQSLPDFQRFGDNAAYVEGWALYAETLGYEMGLYKDQLQHWGTLDDEMLRAMRLVVDTGLHAKGWSRSQAVAYMLANSGMGRSDAEAEVDRYIANPGQALSYKIGALTIQRLRREAETALGPRFDLKAFHEQVLGSGVLPLPVLEAKIRRWIDESSRG comes from the coding sequence ATGGGGCTGACACGCGCGCTCTTGCTGGCGCTGGTGACGGCCGGGCTGCTGGCCCCAGCCGCTGCCCAGCCGATCCCGTCTGTCCCAATCGCGGGGGCACGGCAGGATGAGGACGCACGGCTGCTGGCCTTGCTCAACTCCTTCGCCCGCGCGCAGGAAGCGCTTGATCCGCTTGGTGCCGTCGCGCGCGGCGACAATAGCAATCCGGCGCAACTCCAGCGGCTGTTCAGCGATGAACTTGACGCCGCCAGGCGCGCCGAGCTGCGCCGCGAACTCGCGCTGATCGGTCGGATCAACCGCGCCGGATTGAGTCCTGAGCGGCAACTCTCCTATGATGCCTTTCAGCTGGAAACGCGTGAGGCGCTGGGCTGGCTCTCACCGGATATCCTCGCGCTCACTGCGGTGCGACCGTTCAACCACTTTGGCGGCTTGCATGAGGATTTCCCGGCGCTGATCGGACCGGGCGGCAGCCTGCCTTACCGCGATGAGCGGGAGTACCGCCGCAACCTGGCGTTGCTGCGCGCCTTTCCTGTCGTGCTTGACCGCGCCGTCGTGCGTTTTCGTCAAGGCGTGGACAGCGACGTGGTGGAGACCCGTCTGACCACGGCCAACATGATCGCCCAGCTTGACGAGATTCTTGCGCAGCCAGCGGAAGACTCGGTCTTTGCTGCCCCGTTGGTGGAAATGCCCGAGACAATCCCTTCCGCCCGGCAAGCGCTGATCCGCGCGGACTGGCTGGAAACCGTGCGCGGTGACGTGCTGCCCGCCTACCGCCGCCTGCGCCAGTTCCTGGCCGAGGAATACCTTCCGGCAGCCCGCGCAGAACCGGGCCTGGCCGCGATGAAGGGCGGCGCCGGGCTTTATCGGCGGCTGATCTTGCGCCACACCACGCTGCCGCTTGAACCAGGCACCGTGCACGCCCTGGGCTTGAGCGAAGTGATCCGGATCCAGGCCGAGATGGAGCAGGTAAAGGCAGCCCTCGGGTTCAAGGGCACCCTGTCCGCCTTTTTCAACCACATCCGCACCGATCCGCGCTTTCACCCCAAGACCGCCGAGGAGCTGGCTGAAGGTTACGCGGCCGTAGCCCGCGCGGTCGATGCGCAGCTGCCGCGCTTCTTCACCCGGCAGCCGCGCGGCCAGATGACCATCGCCGCCTATCCCGCCTCGCGCGGCAAGTTCGAGGCCGGTGGTTCCTATTCGCTCGGCTCTGCAGACGGGCGGCGGCCCGGAACGTTCTATTTCAACACCTATGACCTCGAAAGCCGGTTCCGTTCTGGCGTCACCACACTCTACCTGCATGAAGGTATTCCCGGGCACCACTTCCAGACCAGCCTTGCCCAGCAGGACCAGTCCTTGCCGGATTTCCAGCGCTTTGGTGATAACGCCGCCTATGTTGAAGGCTGGGCACTCTATGCCGAAACGCTGGGTTACGAGATGGGCCTCTACAAGGATCAATTGCAGCACTGGGGCACGCTCGATGACGAGATGCTCCGGGCAATGCGGCTGGTCGTGGACACCGGCCTTCACGCCAAGGGCTGGAGCCGCAGCCAAGCCGTTGCCTACATGCTCGCCAATTCCGGCATGGGCCGCAGCGATGCCGAGGCTGAGGTCGATCGCTACATTGCCAATCCCGGCCAGGCGCTGAGCTACAAGATCGGGGCCTTGACGATTCAGCGGCTGCGGCGCGAGGCCGAGACGGCGCTTGGCCCACGTTTCGACCTCAAGGCCTTCCACGAACAGGTTCTGGGTAGCGGAGTGCTGCCCTTGCCTGTGCTTGAAGCAAAGATCCGGCGTTGGATCGACGAAAGTTCACGGGGCTGA
- a CDS encoding prolyl hydroxylase family protein gives MEYPPCPNPDKVALMRTGAHVRRRLEADPAVHKVPVERAEIWALSEFVSPSECEQLISMVDRTAKPSAVLDHGYANNTWRTSYSGDVERDDPFVKMIERRIDDLLGLPHEFGETMQGQRYAPGQEFKAHQDWFWTKAPYWKIEAKRGGQRAITAMIYLNDVEEGGTTDFPRIGVSIPPQRGALIVWNNSTPDGSLNQDTLHAGTPVIKGTKYIITKWYRTRKWG, from the coding sequence ATGGAATATCCCCCCTGCCCCAACCCCGACAAGGTGGCGCTGATGCGCACGGGCGCACATGTCCGCCGCCGGCTGGAGGCCGACCCTGCGGTGCATAAAGTGCCGGTTGAACGGGCCGAAATCTGGGCCCTGTCAGAGTTTGTCAGCCCTTCCGAGTGCGAACAGCTTATTTCGATGGTCGATCGCACCGCCAAGCCTTCTGCCGTGCTCGACCATGGCTATGCTAATAACACCTGGCGTACGTCCTATTCCGGCGATGTCGAACGCGACGATCCCTTCGTGAAGATGATCGAACGACGGATCGACGACCTGCTGGGCCTGCCACACGAGTTTGGCGAAACCATGCAGGGGCAACGCTACGCCCCGGGGCAGGAATTCAAGGCCCACCAGGATTGGTTCTGGACCAAGGCCCCCTATTGGAAGATCGAAGCCAAGCGCGGTGGTCAGCGCGCAATCACGGCGATGATCTATCTCAATGATGTCGAGGAAGGCGGGACGACCGATTTTCCCAGGATCGGCGTCTCGATCCCGCCCCAGCGCGGGGCGCTCATCGTCTGGAACAACAGCACTCCGGACGGATCGCTCAACCAGGACACACTCCACGCCGGTACTCCGGTGATCAAGGGCACCAAATACATCATCACCAAGTGGTATCGTACCCGCAAATGGGGCTGA
- a CDS encoding amidohydrolase → MRIAGWLAAACLVLTAPATAKDASATLWRGGTIITMDGETPATAEAVVERDGKIVFVGPELGAREAAGKDARTRDLNGATLLPGFVDAHSHFAIGLQTAGGLDLADPAIGDTASVSKLLAAVKAYGAKVPKGGWVVVWRYDDAQLAERRHVTRAELDGIMPDRKVVLLHISLHGLVANSAALKAAKLRDGMKPPAGGVMPSDEKGRLTGLLFEKAMLPMSAVLPQPSNEARLAALDGVQMRYAREGFTWAQDGATNPVDLAFLTSPAAQAMLKIDLALLPFAMTGIDAVLENPAMTPGARFGRVKLQGIKFTLDGSPQARTAFFTRDYALGSPDGQHPWHGQPVTSDAAFQALARKVHERGWQIFVHANGDAAIDMAIRGFDALGIKAADNRRPVVIHSQFMRPDQIPAYVRIGVGPTYFSNHTFYFADTHRRNFPDEVVDFISPFTASRAAGLIPSNHSDYPVTPLDTRAQMWSAMARTSRSGVVSGDGQRENAFQALQALTTGPAWQVFEEDRRGRIKAGLLADFVVLDRNPLTTPVDQIRAIKVLETVKEGETVWRAN, encoded by the coding sequence ATGCGAATTGCGGGATGGCTGGCGGCAGCCTGTCTGGTGCTGACCGCGCCGGCAACGGCGAAGGATGCAAGTGCCACGCTGTGGCGCGGCGGCACGATCATCACAATGGACGGCGAAACACCCGCAACGGCCGAGGCCGTGGTCGAACGCGATGGCAAGATCGTCTTCGTCGGCCCCGAACTTGGCGCGCGAGAAGCGGCCGGCAAGGATGCCAGGACGCGCGATCTCAACGGCGCGACGCTGTTGCCAGGCTTTGTCGATGCGCATTCGCACTTCGCGATCGGGCTCCAGACAGCAGGCGGTCTCGATCTGGCAGATCCGGCGATTGGCGATACTGCGTCCGTCAGCAAGCTTCTCGCCGCGGTCAAGGCTTATGGCGCCAAAGTGCCGAAGGGTGGCTGGGTCGTGGTCTGGCGCTATGACGATGCGCAATTGGCCGAACGCCGCCATGTTACGCGCGCCGAACTGGATGGCATTATGCCCGATCGCAAGGTCGTGCTGCTGCATATCTCGCTCCACGGTCTCGTCGCTAACAGCGCCGCGCTAAAGGCGGCAAAGCTGCGCGATGGCATGAAGCCGCCCGCTGGCGGAGTCATGCCCAGCGATGAAAAGGGCAGGCTGACCGGCCTGCTGTTCGAAAAGGCCATGCTGCCGATGTCGGCCGTGCTCCCGCAGCCGAGCAACGAGGCCCGACTTGCCGCACTTGACGGGGTCCAGATGCGCTATGCCCGCGAAGGCTTCACTTGGGCGCAGGACGGGGCAACCAACCCAGTCGATCTGGCCTTCCTTACGTCTCCAGCGGCCCAAGCAATGCTGAAGATCGATCTGGCGCTGCTGCCCTTCGCCATGACCGGGATCGATGCCGTGCTGGAGAACCCGGCCATGACCCCAGGCGCGCGGTTTGGGCGGGTCAAGTTGCAAGGCATAAAGTTCACGCTGGACGGCTCGCCACAGGCGCGCACTGCCTTTTTTACCCGTGACTATGCACTGGGATCACCCGATGGCCAGCATCCATGGCATGGCCAGCCGGTGACCAGCGATGCTGCCTTCCAGGCCCTGGCCCGCAAGGTCCATGAACGCGGCTGGCAGATCTTCGTCCACGCCAATGGCGATGCGGCGATCGACATGGCGATCCGCGGCTTCGATGCGCTGGGGATCAAGGCTGCCGACAATCGCCGTCCAGTCGTGATCCATTCGCAATTCATGCGGCCCGACCAGATCCCGGCCTATGTCCGGATCGGGGTCGGCCCCACCTATTTTTCCAACCATACCTTCTACTTCGCGGATACCCACCGGCGAAATTTTCCGGATGAGGTGGTCGATTTCATCAGCCCCTTCACCGCCAGCCGCGCCGCCGGGCTGATCCCGTCAAACCACTCGGACTATCCGGTCACACCGCTTGATACCCGCGCGCAGATGTGGAGTGCGATGGCCCGAACCTCGCGCAGCGGCGTGGTCAGTGGCGATGGCCAGCGCGAAAATGCCTTTCAGGCACTTCAGGCGCTGACCACAGGACCGGCCTGGCAGGTCTTCGAAGAAGACCGGCGCGGGCGGATCAAGGCGGGTCTGCTTGCGGACTTTGTGGTGCTGGATCGCAACCCGCTTACCACCCCAGTTGACCAGATCCGGGCGATCAAGGTGCTCGAAACGGTGAAGGAAGGCGAAACGGTCTGGCGCGCGAACTGA
- a CDS encoding adenosine deaminase gives MSNPSRDALIARLPKAELHLHIEGSLEPELLFALAQRNGVSIPFASVEAVRAAYSFSNLQDFLDIYYQGMSVLQTEQDFYDLTWAYLERAATDTVRHVEIFFDPQGHTERGLAFETVLDGIERALRDGEVKLGISYRLIMCFLRHLSEDAAFATLDQAMPHIDRIHGVGLDSSEVGHPPSKFQKVFAKARELGLHVTAHAGEEGPPEYVHEALDLLQVERIDHGNRALEDAALVRRIADEGLTLTVCPLSNLRLCVIKDIGQSPVRKMLDLGLKATVNSDDPAYFGGYINDNFRAIADALDLSEAEIVKLAENSFTGSFLPMADQIQHLAEITEVAGG, from the coding sequence ATGTCGAATCCATCGCGTGACGCTCTGATCGCCCGCCTGCCCAAGGCCGAGCTCCACCTCCATATCGAAGGTTCGCTCGAGCCTGAATTGCTGTTCGCTTTGGCCCAGCGCAACGGGGTGTCGATCCCTTTTGCCTCGGTCGAGGCTGTGCGGGCGGCCTATTCCTTTTCGAACCTGCAGGACTTCCTCGACATCTACTATCAGGGGATGTCTGTACTGCAGACCGAACAGGACTTCTATGACCTGACCTGGGCCTATCTGGAGCGGGCGGCCACAGATACGGTCCGCCATGTCGAAATCTTCTTCGATCCGCAGGGGCACACTGAGCGCGGTTTAGCTTTCGAGACCGTGCTGGACGGCATCGAGCGGGCGCTGAGGGACGGTGAGGTAAAGCTGGGGATCAGTTACCGGCTGATCATGTGCTTTCTGCGCCACTTGAGCGAGGACGCGGCCTTTGCCACGCTTGATCAGGCAATGCCGCACATCGATCGCATTCACGGCGTTGGGCTGGACTCGTCCGAGGTTGGCCATCCGCCGAGCAAGTTCCAAAAGGTCTTTGCCAAGGCGCGCGAACTCGGCCTTCACGTCACGGCGCATGCCGGGGAAGAAGGCCCTCCTGAATATGTCCATGAGGCCCTGGACCTGCTGCAGGTAGAGCGGATCGACCATGGCAACCGCGCGCTGGAGGATGCGGCGCTGGTCCGGCGGATCGCGGACGAAGGCCTGACGCTGACGGTTTGCCCGCTGTCCAACTTGCGGCTCTGCGTGATCAAGGACATCGGCCAAAGCCCAGTGCGCAAGATGCTCGACCTTGGCCTTAAGGCGACGGTCAATTCGGACGATCCGGCCTATTTCGGTGGCTACATCAACGACAATTTCCGGGCGATTGCCGATGCGCTGGACCTGTCGGAGGCCGAGATCGTCAAGCTGGCCGAGAACAGCTTTACCGGCTCGTTCCTGCCAATGGCCGATCAGATCCAGCACCTGGCTGAAATAACCGAGGTGGCCGGTGGTTGA
- a CDS encoding ATP-dependent DNA helicase, with protein MTAALPLPAIHASHSGCWLRDGYGNTRATGKGEAIIAAADTPLLLLNAPLVATRLGYPDLSGLDLLELFAFVHPARFVVPTPKGLAHALDLPEPTSDDAVPALLQVAAEALLSTCADPAWPEREGAWSALQNLTRLRWPWAPLLAARLDAPAKAERWLFARLPEWEEAPERPQPAQVSLPQEAITQRLGQLTGSGAEARPAQAAYAREAGEVFAPRRREGLPHLVLAQAGTGIGKTLGYLAPASLWAEQSGGTVWVSTYTKALQRQLRRESRRAWPAQHGNGTQPVVVRKGRENYLCLLNLEDALQGGFAGRAAILAQLVARWAAYSQDGDMIGGDLPGWLGTLFRQRGIKALTDQRGECVYAGCPHYRKCFIERAARASAQADLVIANHALVMVNAARGRDHAQRPTRLVFDEGHHVFEAADSTFAAALTGAETIELRRWVIGPERGSKGRRRGLSARLADVASYDEAGGKAIAAARYAAEALPGDGWLQRLGENAPSGPLEELLAAVRATVYARDESGGQDAGYGLETEAAQLDGAFVERAQAAQEALAELRVPLVRLGVRLEAILAEPPDWLDGAGRARIEGARHSLSWRIDLLAAWEALLDRLGGPADPEFVDWLAVERSEAREFDVGIHRRWLDPMKPFARTVLEGAHGVMITSATLRDGPDWDTAIARSGAASLEIAPRLSSFDSPFDYAGQAEVLIVTDVAKGDVAALAGAYGRLIEASGGGVLGLFTAIRRLRAVHGRIADRLARTGLPLYAQHVDPIDTGTLVDIFRDDPRSSLLGTDALRDGVDVPGHSLRLVVMEQVPWPKPSILHRARRLAGGGSAYDDQIIRARLAQAFGRLIRSKEDRGHFVVLSSAFPSRLLSAFPGGTPITRVTLDEALQRVGTGVSGRTIPNESPA; from the coding sequence GTGACGGCCGCTCTGCCTTTGCCCGCGATTCACGCCAGCCATTCCGGCTGCTGGCTGCGCGACGGCTATGGCAACACCCGTGCGACCGGCAAGGGCGAGGCGATCATCGCCGCGGCCGACACGCCGCTGCTGTTGCTCAATGCCCCGCTCGTGGCGACGCGGCTGGGCTATCCCGACCTGTCCGGCCTCGACCTGCTGGAGCTGTTTGCCTTTGTCCACCCGGCGCGATTCGTGGTGCCGACCCCCAAGGGCTTGGCCCATGCATTGGACCTGCCCGAGCCGACCAGCGACGACGCTGTCCCCGCCCTGCTCCAGGTCGCGGCCGAAGCCTTGCTTTCCACTTGTGCCGACCCGGCCTGGCCAGAACGCGAAGGCGCGTGGAGCGCGCTCCAGAACCTGACCCGGCTGCGCTGGCCCTGGGCGCCCTTGCTGGCAGCGCGGCTGGATGCCCCGGCCAAGGCCGAACGCTGGCTCTTCGCACGCCTGCCAGAGTGGGAGGAGGCGCCAGAACGCCCCCAGCCAGCGCAGGTCTCGCTCCCGCAAGAAGCTATCACCCAGCGGCTGGGCCAGCTCACCGGTAGCGGGGCTGAAGCCCGTCCTGCCCAGGCCGCTTATGCCCGCGAGGCCGGCGAGGTGTTCGCCCCGCGCCGCCGCGAGGGACTGCCGCACTTGGTCCTGGCCCAGGCCGGGACCGGGATTGGCAAAACCCTGGGCTATCTCGCCCCTGCCTCGCTATGGGCCGAGCAATCGGGGGGGACGGTCTGGGTTTCGACCTATACCAAGGCGCTGCAACGCCAGCTCCGCCGCGAAAGCCGGCGCGCCTGGCCCGCGCAGCACGGCAATGGCACTCAGCCCGTTGTCGTGCGCAAGGGCCGCGAAAACTACCTGTGCTTGCTGAATCTCGAAGACGCCTTGCAGGGCGGTTTTGCCGGTCGCGCGGCGATCCTGGCGCAACTCGTAGCGCGCTGGGCAGCCTATAGCCAGGACGGCGACATGATCGGCGGGGACCTACCCGGCTGGCTTGGCACCCTGTTCCGTCAGCGCGGGATCAAGGCGCTGACCGACCAGCGCGGTGAATGCGTCTATGCCGGCTGTCCGCATTACCGGAAATGCTTCATCGAACGCGCCGCCCGCGCCTCAGCGCAAGCTGACCTCGTGATCGCCAACCACGCGCTGGTCATGGTCAACGCCGCGCGCGGCCGCGACCACGCCCAACGCCCGACCCGGCTGGTCTTTGACGAAGGCCATCACGTGTTCGAAGCGGCGGATTCTACCTTCGCCGCCGCGCTGACCGGTGCCGAGACAATCGAATTGCGCCGATGGGTGATCGGCCCGGAACGCGGCTCCAAGGGGCGGCGGCGCGGTCTGTCCGCTCGCCTTGCCGATGTTGCCAGCTATGATGAGGCCGGGGGCAAGGCCATTGCCGCCGCCCGCTATGCCGCCGAAGCCCTTCCCGGCGATGGCTGGCTCCAGCGTCTGGGGGAGAATGCGCCGTCAGGACCGCTTGAAGAGCTGCTCGCCGCAGTGCGCGCTACCGTCTATGCCCGCGACGAAAGCGGCGGACAGGACGCTGGCTATGGCCTCGAGACCGAGGCGGCGCAACTCGATGGCGCTTTCGTCGAGCGTGCCCAGGCGGCACAGGAAGCTCTGGCCGAACTGCGGGTGCCGCTGGTCCGGCTCGGTGTGCGGCTGGAGGCGATCCTGGCGGAGCCGCCCGACTGGCTCGACGGCGCGGGCCGCGCCCGGATCGAAGGGGCGCGTCATTCCCTGTCTTGGCGGATCGACCTGCTTGCGGCCTGGGAGGCCCTGCTCGACCGGCTCGGCGGTCCGGCCGATCCCGAATTCGTCGACTGGCTGGCGGTGGAACGCAGCGAGGCGCGCGAATTTGACGTCGGCATCCACCGCCGCTGGCTCGATCCAATGAAGCCGTTCGCCCGCACCGTGCTCGAAGGTGCGCACGGGGTCATGATCACTTCCGCCACCCTGCGCGACGGGCCGGATTGGGACACCGCAATTGCTCGCAGCGGCGCGGCTTCGCTCGAAATTGCTCCACGCCTGTCCAGCTTTGACAGCCCGTTTGACTACGCTGGTCAGGCCGAAGTGCTGATCGTGACCGACGTAGCCAAGGGCGATGTCGCTGCGCTGGCCGGAGCCTATGGCCGTCTGATCGAGGCCTCAGGCGGCGGTGTCCTTGGCCTGTTCACCGCGATCCGACGGTTGCGCGCGGTCCATGGCCGGATTGCCGACCGGCTCGCCCGCACCGGCCTGCCGCTTTATGCCCAGCACGTCGATCCAATCGATACTGGCACGCTGGTCGATATCTTCCGTGACGATCCGCGCTCCTCGCTGCTGGGCACCGATGCCCTGCGTGACGGGGTCGATGTGCCCGGCCATTCGCTGCGACTGGTGGTGATGGAACAGGTGCCCTGGCCCAAGCCTTCGATCCTGCACCGCGCGCGGCGGCTGGCGGGGGGCGGATCGGCCTATGACGACCAGATCATCCGCGCGCGCCTGGCCCAGGCCTTTGGCCGGCTGATCCGCAGCAAGGAAGACCGCGGCCATTTTGTTGTGCTCTCCTCGGCCTTTCCTTCGCGCCTGCTCTCGGCCTTTCCGGGCGGCACTCCGATTACACGGGTGACTTTGGACGAGGCTTTACAACGCGTCGGCACCGGTGTTTCTGGGCGCACCATTCCTAACGAGAGCCCTGCGTGA
- a CDS encoding lysine--tRNA ligase, protein MTDEALLSAAQVSKAWPFEEARKLLKRYPDGKPDGTPVLFETGYGPSGLPHIGTFQEVLRTTLVRRAYETLTGGAPTRLVAFSDDMDGLRKVPDNIENKGLLAAYLGHPLTRIPDPFGKYESFAHHNNAMLREFLDQFGFEYEFVSASDRYNSGQFDDALRGVLRGWQAIMDIMLPTLREERRQTYSPVLPVSPKTGQVLQVPVEVVDAEAGLVRFEDHGEIVESCILGGNSKLQWKVDWAMRWVALGVDYEMCGKDLTDSVRESGKIARALGGRAPEGMIYELFLDENGEKISKSKGNGLTIEQWLTYGSEESLGFYLFRDPKSAKSLHVGIIPRAVDEYWQFREKLAEQPVEQQLGNPVWHLLRANGDAGGAGDKLPVTYGLLLNLVGVLGAGATREQVWSYLGNYVENADPAAHPQLDKLVTNALAYNRDFIAPTLQRRKPEGNEAQALAALDEELAATSDDATAEELQNLVYEIGKDPHYGFEQLRDWFKCLYETLLGSSQGPRMGSFIALYGIANTRKLIAEALS, encoded by the coding sequence ATGACCGACGAAGCACTCCTTTCCGCCGCACAGGTATCCAAGGCTTGGCCCTTTGAAGAAGCGCGCAAGCTGCTGAAGCGGTATCCGGATGGGAAACCCGATGGCACGCCCGTGTTGTTTGAGACGGGCTATGGTCCATCGGGCCTGCCGCATATCGGCACTTTTCAGGAGGTGCTCCGCACCACGCTGGTCCGCCGTGCCTATGAAACGCTGACGGGCGGCGCGCCGACGCGGCTGGTTGCCTTCAGCGATGACATGGACGGCTTGCGCAAGGTGCCGGACAATATCGAGAACAAGGGCCTGCTGGCTGCCTACCTTGGCCACCCGCTGACCCGCATTCCCGATCCCTTTGGCAAGTATGAAAGCTTCGCCCACCACAACAACGCTATGCTGCGGGAATTCCTCGATCAGTTCGGCTTCGAGTATGAGTTCGTCTCGGCCAGCGATCGCTACAATTCGGGCCAGTTCGACGATGCCCTGCGCGGCGTTCTGCGGGGCTGGCAGGCGATCATGGACATCATGCTGCCGACCCTGCGCGAGGAGCGCCGCCAGACCTATTCACCGGTCCTGCCAGTAAGCCCCAAGACTGGACAAGTGCTGCAGGTGCCGGTCGAGGTCGTCGATGCCGAAGCGGGCCTGGTCCGCTTCGAAGATCACGGCGAGATAGTCGAAAGCTGCATCTTGGGCGGCAATTCCAAGCTGCAGTGGAAGGTCGACTGGGCGATGCGCTGGGTCGCGCTGGGCGTCGATTACGAGATGTGCGGCAAGGACCTGACCGATTCCGTGCGCGAAAGCGGCAAGATCGCCCGCGCGCTGGGCGGCCGCGCGCCGGAGGGCATGATCTACGAACTGTTCCTTGATGAGAACGGCGAAAAGATCTCCAAGTCCAAGGGCAATGGCCTGACGATCGAGCAGTGGTTGACCTATGGCAGCGAAGAGAGCCTCGGTTTTTACCTGTTCCGCGATCCCAAGAGCGCCAAGAGCCTCCACGTCGGCATTATCCCCCGCGCGGTCGACGAATACTGGCAATTCCGCGAAAAGCTGGCCGAGCAGCCGGTCGAGCAGCAACTCGGCAACCCGGTCTGGCACCTGCTGCGCGCCAATGGCGATGCGGGCGGGGCGGGTGACAAGCTGCCGGTGACCTATGGCCTGCTGCTGAACCTGGTTGGCGTGCTGGGCGCTGGAGCGACGCGGGAACAGGTCTGGTCCTATCTTGGCAACTATGTCGAGAATGCCGATCCGGCGGCGCACCCGCAGCTCGATAAGCTGGTCACCAATGCGCTGGCCTATAACCGCGATTTCATCGCCCCGACGCTGCAGCGCCGCAAACCTGAGGGCAATGAAGCCCAGGCGCTGGCCGCGCTCGACGAGGAACTGGCTGCCACCAGCGATGATGCCACGGCGGAAGAGCTACAGAACCTGGTCTACGAAATCGGCAAGGACCCGCATTACGGGTTCGAGCAGCTGCGCGACTGGTTCAAGTGCCTTTACGAAACCCTGCTTGGCTCAAGCCAGGGGCCGCGCATGGGCAGCTTCATCGCGCTCTACGGCATCGCCAACACCCGCAAACTGATTGCCGAGGCGCTTAGCTAG
- a CDS encoding phosphoribosyltransferase, with amino-acid sequence MVDKVYLTADRLLEDSFALANQVIDSGFVPTHIVGIWRGGAPVGIAVQELLAYRGVETDHIAIRTASYSGIDKQDKEVRVYALGYLIDVLDPENRLLVIDDVFDTGRSVEAFLKELKTRCRHNMPETVRIATVYYKPSRNQTSLKPDYFVHETEEWLVFPHEICGLTEAEIRAHKPGASIILREG; translated from the coding sequence GTGGTTGATAAGGTTTACCTCACCGCCGACCGGCTGCTGGAAGACAGCTTTGCCCTGGCCAACCAGGTGATCGATTCGGGCTTCGTGCCGACCCATATCGTCGGGATCTGGCGGGGCGGGGCACCGGTTGGCATCGCAGTGCAGGAACTGCTGGCCTATCGCGGCGTGGAAACGGATCACATCGCGATCCGCACGGCCAGCTATTCAGGGATCGACAAGCAAGACAAGGAAGTGCGGGTCTATGCCCTGGGCTATCTGATCGACGTGCTCGACCCCGAGAACCGGCTGCTGGTGATCGATGACGTGTTCGACACGGGCCGCTCGGTCGAGGCCTTCCTCAAGGAATTGAAAACCCGGTGCCGGCACAACATGCCCGAAACGGTCAGGATCGCGACGGTCTATTATAAACCCAGCCGCAACCAGACCTCGCTGAAGCCCGATTACTTCGTCCATGAAACGGAGGAATGGCTGGTCTTCCCGCACGAGATCTGCGGTTTGACCGAAGCGGAAATCCGCGCTCACAAGCCGGGTGCGAGCATCATTCTTCGCGAAGGCTGA
- a CDS encoding SixA phosphatase family protein, producing MKILGLFRHAKSDWGDPRARDFDRPLNERGRAGAAIMGRHIRDHGVQWNRVLSSPAIRCAETIELACHASGQPVKVNWDRRIYLASSVTLADVLREQDDDPSAILMVGHNPGLEDLIFDLVPDDGTSSLRDAVEEKFPTACYAVLELDIDRWADLRDRCARLVHLTRPRDLDPALGPAF from the coding sequence GTGAAAATCCTCGGTCTGTTCCGCCATGCCAAGTCCGACTGGGGCGATCCGCGCGCGCGCGATTTCGACCGGCCGCTGAATGAGCGTGGGCGCGCCGGTGCCGCCATAATGGGAAGGCACATTCGCGATCATGGGGTGCAATGGAACCGGGTTCTGTCCTCTCCCGCGATCCGCTGCGCCGAAACGATTGAACTTGCCTGCCACGCCAGCGGACAGCCAGTGAAGGTCAATTGGGACCGCCGCATTTACCTCGCCAGCAGCGTCACCCTGGCTGACGTGCTGCGTGAGCAGGATGACGATCCGTCCGCGATCCTGATGGTCGGACACAACCCTGGGCTGGAAGACCTGATTTTTGACCTGGTCCCGGACGATGGCACCAGCTCGCTGCGCGACGCGGTCGAGGAAAAGTTTCCCACTGCCTGTTATGCCGTGCTTGAGCTGGACATCGACCGCTGGGCCGACCTGCGCGATCGCTGCGCGCGCCTGGTCCACCTGACCCGCCCGCGCGATCTCGACCCCGCGCTGGGGCCCGCCTTCTAG